ATCATGAAAGGGCTAGCGAGACGATACACTGGGGAGGAGTTATGCGTGCGAAACGGCCGGAGGCTGGGCATTGACAGCGAGAACACCGCCCGTGGGCACTTGCAAGCTCTCATGTGCATACCATTATAACCTCGTTTTTGCAGCTTTACAGAATTGACCAAAACAAGAAAGTTACCATTATTCTGGTGCCTGTGTGTGCAAGAACGCAATGTAAGCAGTGTAGAGGATTATGTGAAGAGTGTGTATTTATTGCAGCTTTATGTCCAGTggttttctcattttttttcctttaaatgtCTGTCTCTGAGGACTATACTTCTCAAAGATGGCTTCCTAACCAAGGTCTACCTCTTTCAGTCATTACCTAGACCACCTCGTCATGTCAGCTTTCCAGATGACGATGACGAGATTGTCCGCATCAACCCAAGGGAAAGAAACTGGCTCACCGGTTATGAGGATTACCGCCAGGCACCAGTCCAACGCAAATACTTGGAGACCGAGAACACGGACTCGTACGTTCGGTTTGCCAAAAACGAATCTTCAAAACACGATTACAACTATCCGTACGTAGACCACACAGACTTTGGCACGTGCAAGGACCTTAAGGGCCCCGTCATAAATACACAGCCCAGCCGATGTAAGTCCAGGAGAAAAGATGGCGAAAGGTCCAGATGTGTATATTGCAGAGACATGTTTAACCATGATGAGAATGGCCGGGGCAAATGTCAGGATGCTCCAGACTCTGTCCGAAACTGCATCCGTCGGGTCAGCTGCATGGGATTCGCAGACTGTGTCCTTTACCACTGCATGTCTGACTCGGAAGGAGACTACACAGATGCTTGCTCGTGTGACACCAGTGATGAAAAGTTTTGCCTCCGGTGGATGCTGCTCGTCCCTTTGTCAATCATTGCCCCAGGCATGTGCTGTTACCTCCCTCTTCGAGCTTGTTATACCTGTGGTGTCATGTGCGGGTGCTGTGGCGGCAAACACAAAGCAGTGGGTTGACCGGGTGCAGGGCCAGGACGTTCTACCATGTGTTTCTGTTAACTGTTTGCTAAGAAGCGATTTGGCACGAAACACTCCCACCAATATGGGTGCCAGGGGCCCAAGCTTCCGAGCTAGCTGCGCCGAGCCACAAGAATTTCAGTGGCGGTTCGTAGCGAACTCGCTTTCAGCTTGGAAAGCCGTATTACTAAACACGTAACAAGGCATTTAACCTGAGCTAAGCTGTGTGAATGGGATGTGGACATGTCTATTCTGTCGAGCCGTTTCAGCCGCGTTGCGTCACCTGTAAATAGTCTTGGCACTTCCAGAGATGTGGTATGCAAACGCCATATGAGAGAAAGGAGGGTTGGACAGCCCTGGAAGCAAAATGGTTAATGTTAAACTAATTTTTTAATCTGCAGCCAGGTATTCTGTGCTTATAACCTAGGGTAACAAGAGTACCATCATGCAGTATTGCTCTTTCTCTATTATGCCAAAATCCAATTATTTATACGTATGTAGTATTTGATGTCCATTACCATTTCCttcagttttagttttttttcgccTTTTCATACTTTAATTCGATATCCCCGCTTTTTCTTAATTTATAAAGGATTAATTGCTACAATAGAAGAACATCAACACTCCCTTCAGTTCCATGGGTCGTGGATGTTGTCCACATATCATTGCAGTCATGATATACGCTCTCCTTACAGTCCCTTTAATAATCCCGGTGACTATAGAGGTTGAcaaagttgtttttttgttttttgtttttcttgtttctTATGGAAAGGGAATGGAATATTTTACTAATTTCCTAAACATGTTATCCATTTTTCTTCCGGTTTATTTGATTGTTCTGTTCTTTTCCATTTGCTCCGTGTGCTTGTATGGGGGGTGTCTCTGttgtttttgttgtgtttttttattttcttgccCTACCAAACACTACACTTTTGGATACGGTAGTATAAGTTATGTTGCAGAAAATAAAAATGGCagctgacaaaaaagaaaaaagctattGTAGATAAAACCTGTATTCTGCTGTTTTGTATATTTCTCAGATATTTCTCAGCCG
The sequence above is a segment of the Bufo bufo chromosome 4, aBufBuf1.1, whole genome shotgun sequence genome. Coding sequences within it:
- the SPRED2 gene encoding sprouty-related, EVH1 domain-containing protein 2, coding for MSEEAPPEDDNYIVRVKAVVMSRDDSSGGWLPHEGGGISRVGVSKVYPEGIGRSDFLIHGERIKDKLVLLECYLKKDLVYQKATPTFHHWSVDDRRFGLTFQSPADARAFDRGVRKAIEDLTEGSTTSSSTIHNETELGDDDVFATGTDSSSNSSQKREAPVRTISSPLTGGGCRYSTVSHIDFYSSEHYPPEQSLPRPPRHVSFPDDDDEIVRINPRERNWLTGYEDYRQAPVQRKYLETENTDSYVRFAKNESSKHDYNYPYVDHTDFGTCKDLKGPVINTQPSRCKSRRKDGERSRCVYCRDMFNHDENGRGKCQDAPDSVRNCIRRVSCMGFADCVLYHCMSDSEGDYTDACSCDTSDEKFCLRWMLLVPLSIIAPGMCCYLPLRACYTCGVMCGCCGGKHKAVG